The following coding sequences are from one Capsicum annuum cultivar UCD-10X-F1 chromosome 3, UCD10Xv1.1, whole genome shotgun sequence window:
- the LOC107864800 gene encoding chitin-binding lectin 1, with amino-acid sequence MMRTRETAISLLILALFLLNVSAYLSLPFHLPTNNETFGLESYPQGRCGRQAGGTKCPTGACCSISGWCGTTSDYCTPRKCQSQCVFPPPPSYPEGRCGEQTSFKRSCPSGQCCSIAGWCGSTGAYCNPGWCQSQCKTITSPTKNRMRGIESFLLNAL; translated from the coding sequence ATGATGAGAACTAGAGAGACAGCAATTAGTCTTTTGATTCTTGCTTTGTTCCTCCTTAATGTCTCTGCCTATTTATCTCTTCCCTTTCATCTTCCAACCAATAATGAAACCTTTGGCCTTGAATCATACCCACAAGGACGATGTGGAAGACAAGCTGGTGGTACAAAATGTCCTACTGGAGCATGTTGTAGTATATCTGGTTGGTGTGGAACCACATCAGACTATTGTACTCCTAGAAAGTGTCAAAGTCAATGTGTTTTTCCACCCCCACCATCATATCCAGAAGGACGATGCGGAGAACAAACTTCTTTTAAAAGATCATGTCCTTCTGGACAGTGTTGCAGTATAGCTGGTTGGTGTGGAAGCACAGGAGCCTATTGTAATCCTGGTTGGTGTCAAAGTCAGTGCAAAACTATAACCTCGCCCACCAAGAATCGCATGAGAGGCATTGAAAGCTTCCTGCTCAATGCTCTCTAG